The genomic DNA CGTACACTCCGCGTCTCTTTATGACTTGCTGATACTGAAAGTATGCATAACACCCCTGCCGCCGCCTCGCCAAAACCCTTTGATTTGACGTCCACGGCGTTTTTGATTGTTGCCTTCCTTACCGGCATTGCCGGGGCGTTACAGACGCCCACGCTGAGCCTGTTTCTGACCAATGAAGTCCACGCCCGTCCGGCAATGGTTGGCTTCTTTTTTACCGGCAGCGCCATCATCGGCATTCTGGTGAGTCAGTTTCTGGCGGGGCGTTCCGACAGAAAAGGCGATCGTAAAAGTCTGATCGTCTTTTGCTGCCTTCTCGGGGTGTTTGCCTGCGTGTTGTTTGCTTTTAACCGCAACTATTTCATCCTGCTGTTCGTGGGGGTGTTCCTGAGCAGCTTCGGTTCCACGGCGAACCCGCAGATGTTCGCCCTCGCCCGCGAGCACGCCGACCATACCGGTCGTGAAGCGGTGATGTTCAGCTCTATTCTGCGTGCCCAGGTGTCGCTGGCATGGGTCATTGGCCCGCCGCTGGCGTATGCCCTGGCGATGGGATTTGGCTTTACGATGATGTACCTGAGTGCGGCTGTCGCGTTTGTGGTGTGCGGCACCATGGTGTGGTTCTTCCTGCCGTCGATGCGCAAAGAGCCCAAAGTGGCTTCAGGCGTACTGGAAGCCCCGCGCCGTAACCGTCGTGATGCGCTGCTCCTGTTTGTTATCTGTACGTTGATGTGGGGAACAAACAGCCTTTATATTATCAACATGCCGCTGTTTATTATTGATGAGCTGCATCTGCCAGAGAAGCTGGCGGGCATTATGATGGG from Enterobacter ludwigii includes the following:
- the setB gene encoding sugar efflux transporter SetB, yielding MHNTPAAASPKPFDLTSTAFLIVAFLTGIAGALQTPTLSLFLTNEVHARPAMVGFFFTGSAIIGILVSQFLAGRSDRKGDRKSLIVFCCLLGVFACVLFAFNRNYFILLFVGVFLSSFGSTANPQMFALAREHADHTGREAVMFSSILRAQVSLAWVIGPPLAYALAMGFGFTMMYLSAAVAFVVCGTMVWFFLPSMRKEPKVASGVLEAPRRNRRDALLLFVICTLMWGTNSLYIINMPLFIIDELHLPEKLAGIMMGTAAGLEIPTMLIAGYYAKRFGKRFLMRIAAVAGLLFYIGMLTVHTPGLLLALQLLNAIYIGILAGIGMLYFQDLMPGQAGSATTLYTNTTRVGWIIAGSMAGIVAEIWSYHTVFWIALVMCTLTIACLVRIKDV